Proteins from a single region of Streptomyces glaucescens:
- a CDS encoding glycosyltransferase family 29 protein: MTRVRSRWSRPRTGDPASAPTDGGPPTAQVTPAELEDCLRACAVHSGKLVGSLDNRRIALAEQLRRLLARWAQEQPQPAPAGGTGGLIRRGARPAAGGGLSNDLLDDLLAVGNKSLDCGYDDELNLALLISDTVLTQRRNSRAGWRLRGRLLEAMGRPAAAVDAYERYLALTQEDGFGVSAKVAGLRTATERRAELLDLLRRTVPDAARHAGSPATDVWADGLAAHAEGDGERAQALLVGALVALDRAEAPEQEFQEALSHYLDLCTGSRARPTAELTEIIALFAEQRRNRMRGPLPDPLFGGVQWIGLGEFRNRIAGKSVCLIANSGKVGESGMGAEIDGYDLVVRFNSYRIDPAHTGRRTDIHATIHKHGFNWDQPVDTRLVFGGISGDWKYSLRNRLVPGAQQYLGDESLRWPVRNIGKWGTDRWPSIPTSGFNMLFLLDFLDVSPVLDLIGFDFYESGAYRLAEAMKMPITSVHEYTSEKAWVMERAQSVSGMRISLR; the protein is encoded by the coding sequence ATGACAAGGGTTCGCAGCAGATGGTCACGTCCCCGGACGGGGGATCCGGCCTCCGCGCCGACGGACGGCGGACCACCCACCGCCCAGGTCACCCCGGCCGAGCTGGAGGACTGCCTGCGGGCCTGTGCCGTGCACAGCGGCAAGCTGGTCGGCAGCCTCGACAACCGCCGGATCGCGCTGGCCGAACAGCTGCGCAGGCTGCTCGCCCGGTGGGCGCAGGAGCAGCCGCAGCCCGCCCCGGCGGGCGGCACCGGCGGCCTGATCCGCCGGGGCGCCAGGCCGGCCGCGGGCGGCGGACTGAGCAACGACCTGCTGGACGACCTCCTCGCGGTCGGCAACAAGTCCCTGGACTGCGGCTACGACGACGAGCTGAACCTGGCCCTGCTGATCAGCGACACCGTGCTCACCCAGCGCAGGAACTCCCGCGCGGGCTGGCGGCTGCGCGGCCGGCTGCTGGAGGCGATGGGCCGCCCGGCCGCCGCCGTCGACGCCTACGAGCGCTACCTCGCCCTCACCCAGGAGGACGGCTTCGGGGTGAGCGCCAAGGTCGCCGGACTGCGCACCGCTACCGAGCGCCGCGCCGAACTCCTCGACCTGCTCCGGCGCACCGTCCCCGACGCCGCCCGGCACGCCGGCTCCCCCGCGACCGACGTGTGGGCCGACGGCCTCGCCGCGCACGCCGAAGGCGACGGGGAACGGGCGCAGGCCCTGCTGGTCGGCGCCCTGGTCGCCCTGGACCGCGCCGAGGCGCCGGAGCAGGAGTTCCAGGAGGCGCTCAGCCACTACCTGGACCTGTGCACCGGTTCCCGGGCCCGCCCCACCGCCGAACTGACCGAGATCATCGCGCTCTTCGCCGAGCAGCGCCGCAACCGGATGCGCGGCCCGCTGCCCGACCCGCTCTTCGGCGGGGTGCAGTGGATCGGCCTGGGCGAGTTCCGCAACCGGATCGCGGGCAAGTCGGTCTGCCTGATCGCCAACTCCGGCAAGGTCGGCGAGAGCGGCATGGGCGCCGAGATCGACGGCTACGACCTGGTGGTCCGCTTCAACTCGTACCGGATCGACCCCGCGCACACCGGCCGGCGCACCGACATCCACGCCACCATCCACAAGCACGGCTTCAACTGGGACCAGCCCGTCGACACCCGCCTGGTCTTCGGCGGCATATCCGGCGACTGGAAGTACTCCCTGCGCAACCGGCTGGTGCCGGGCGCCCAGCAGTACCTCGGCGACGAGTCGCTGCGCTGGCCGGTGCGCAACATCGGCAAGTGGGGCACCGACCGCTGGCCGTCGATCCCCACCTCCGGCTTCAACATGCTCTTCCTGCTCGACTTCCTCGACGTCAGCCCGGTCCTCGACCTGATCGGCTTCGACTTCTACGAGTCCGGCGCCTACCGCCTCGCCGAGGCGATGAAGATGCCCATCACGTCCGTGCACGAATACACCAGCGAGAAGGCGTGGGTCATGGAACGGGCCCAGAGCGTCTCCGGCATGAGGATTTCCCTGCGATGA